The Edaphobacter sp. 12200R-103 genome contains a region encoding:
- a CDS encoding acyltransferase, with protein sequence MGLPNRETVSFPQTTASVLLDLIRGLAAILVLLSHWKILYFVDYPKIPSHRIFFAFPYVLAAAGHQAVLIFFVLSGYLIGGSIFRSVDRGAWSWKSYLTHRFVRLWVVLIPGLVLGGLLDWTGMHLRLTQTLYSVPSPKTHSLDIAHTLAPHIFWGNVAFLQTVLVPVFGSNGSLWSLANEFWYYLLFPLLWLALTRNSKTPVSLVRRIIYLCLFLALAWFLRSSLLNLFPVWLAGTLLARIPPPSFGPKIRATCALLYFVLLMLSTKVHALPGLEQDYVLGIVTFFFFWSILSARERAADSRFTHFSRNISRFSYTLYVVHMPALLFLTALFAGYNLWSPTDLRHHAMALVILAAVLLYAWIIATFTEFRTDRVRRWVENLLGADRPHQKSSSVAVQSKG encoded by the coding sequence ATGGGCCTCCCCAATCGCGAGACAGTCAGTTTTCCGCAGACCACCGCCTCTGTCCTGCTGGACCTCATCCGTGGTTTAGCAGCAATACTGGTTCTGCTCTCTCATTGGAAGATTCTTTACTTTGTCGATTATCCGAAGATTCCGTCCCACCGGATTTTTTTCGCTTTCCCCTATGTTCTGGCAGCTGCGGGGCATCAGGCCGTCCTCATCTTTTTCGTTCTGAGCGGATACCTGATCGGGGGCAGCATTTTTCGATCCGTCGATCGAGGCGCCTGGAGCTGGAAATCCTACCTGACCCACAGATTCGTCCGCCTCTGGGTCGTTTTGATTCCAGGACTGGTGCTGGGCGGCCTGCTGGATTGGACCGGCATGCATCTCCGGCTGACTCAGACTCTTTACAGCGTTCCGAGCCCTAAGACACACAGTCTCGATATCGCACACACCCTGGCGCCGCATATCTTTTGGGGAAATGTGGCGTTTCTACAAACCGTTCTGGTGCCGGTCTTTGGTTCGAATGGATCCCTGTGGAGCCTTGCAAACGAATTCTGGTATTACCTTCTATTTCCACTTCTTTGGCTGGCTCTTACACGCAATTCCAAAACCCCGGTTTCACTCGTTCGCCGGATCATTTATCTATGCCTATTCCTTGCGCTCGCATGGTTTTTACGATCGTCCCTGCTTAATCTCTTCCCGGTCTGGCTCGCCGGCACTCTGCTTGCGCGTATCCCTCCGCCCTCTTTCGGGCCGAAGATAAGGGCGACGTGCGCGCTGCTTTATTTCGTCCTGTTGATGCTGAGCACAAAAGTTCACGCACTGCCCGGCCTTGAACAGGATTATGTCCTCGGCATTGTCACCTTCTTTTTCTTCTGGAGCATCCTTTCCGCCCGTGAACGAGCTGCGGATTCACGATTCACTCACTTCTCCCGGAACATCTCACGATTTTCCTACACCCTTTACGTCGTTCATATGCCGGCATTGCTGTTTCTCACGGCTCTTTTTGCCGGATATAACCTGTGGAGTCCCACTGATCTTCGCCACCACGCAATGGCTCTTGTGATTCTGGCTGCAGTTCTCCTGTACGCGTGGATCATCGCAACGTTTACCGAGTTCCGGACAGATCGCGTGCGGCGCTGGGTGGAAAATCTGCTGGGAGCCGACCGCCCCCACCAGAAGTCCTCTTCTGTCGCGGTGCAATCCAAGGGCTGA